One Ranitomeya imitator isolate aRanImi1 chromosome 1, aRanImi1.pri, whole genome shotgun sequence DNA window includes the following coding sequences:
- the ANKRD63 gene encoding ankyrin repeat domain-containing protein 63 — MLRPRDLRRSSGTRTFLDAMHGGKVHLARFVLDALDRRIVNSPAGDQGRTPLMYAVCLRETELRGRFVRLLLDKGADVNGQDEAGRTALSLACELGHLDAVKLLVQHSADPEIADRDGNRALMYAASCGHSAELRFLLRSYKRFGLRLDATNRAGISALDAARVSGHWECERALSGRGRDGEPTARSPKPLSRPFSHRREDEDGAHTRGALTRSASCSPAHAEALPEKAALPVPELGIQRAHSWDGTGGISQSSRLLRRGTSPDFYPGDMRAKRRDSSCSRSQLIPPDGRQALAL, encoded by the coding sequence ATGCTCCGTCCCCGGGACCTCCGGCGCAGCTCGGGCACTCGCACCTTCCTGGACGCCATGCACGGCGGTAAGGTGCACCTGGCGCGCTTCGTGCTGGACGCTCTGGACCGCAGGATCGTGAACTCCCCGGCGGGGGACCAGGGCCGCACCCCGCTCATGTACGCCGTGTGTCTGAGGGAGACCGAGCTCCGGGGCCGTTTCGTGCGGCTGCTCCTGGACAAGGGCGCGGATGTGAACGGGCAGGACGAGGCGGGGCGCACGGCGCTGAGCCTGGCCTGTGAGCTCGGACACCTGGACGCCGTGAAGCTGCTGGTGCAGCACAGCGCGGACCCGGAGATCGCGGACCGGGACGGGAACCGGGCGCTGATGTACGCGGCGTCCTGCGGCCACAGCGCGGAGCTGCGCTTCCTGCTCCGCTCCTACAAGCGCTTCGGGCTCCGCCTGGACGCCACCAACAGAGCCGGCATCTCTGCGCTGGACGCCGCCCGGGTGTCCGGCCACTGGGAGTGTGAGCGAGCGCTGAGCGGGCGCGGCCGGGACGGAGAGCCCACTGCCCGCAGCCCCAAGCCGCTGTCCCGGCCCTTCTCACACCGCAGGGAGGACGAGGACGGCGCGCACACCCGGGGAGCCCTCACCCGCTCCGCCAGCTGCTCGCCGGCCCACGCGGAGGCCCTCCCGGAGAAGGCGGCGCTGCCTGTGCCCGAGCTCGGCATCCAGCGGGCGCACAGCTGGGACGGCACCGGGGGAATCTCGCAGAGCAGCCGGCTGCTGCGCCGGGGAACCTCGCCGGACTTCTACCCCGGAGACATGAGGGCGAAGAGGAGGGACAGCAGCTGCAGCCGGAGCCAGCTCATACCGCCCGACGGCAGGCAGGCCCTGGCCTTGTGA